One segment of Desulfuromonadales bacterium DNA contains the following:
- a CDS encoding TraR/DksA family transcriptional regulator, whose translation MEEKELQAAKEQLLRMRRELMQEVQDAAAACREMGQDGVPDIGDMSSQTYSRDVLLNLSETQRQKIRDIDAALDRLASGEYGVCMRCGEEIAPKRMAVRPFSRYCVECKTEIEKFGE comes from the coding sequence CTGCTGCGGATGCGTCGCGAACTGATGCAGGAGGTGCAGGATGCCGCCGCCGCCTGCCGGGAAATGGGCCAGGACGGCGTTCCTGACATCGGCGACATGTCCTCGCAGACCTACAGCCGCGACGTTCTGCTCAATCTCAGCGAAACGCAGCGGCAGAAGATTCGCGATATCGACGCCGCCCTTGATCGTCTGGCCAGCGGCGAATATGGCGTCTGCATGCGCTGCGGCGAGGAAATCGCCCCCAAGCGCATGGCTGTACGCCCCTTCTCCCGTTACTGCGTGGAGTGCAAGACAGAAATTGAGAAGTTCGGCGAATAA